From the genome of Cygnus olor isolate bCygOlo1 chromosome 29, bCygOlo1.pri.v2, whole genome shotgun sequence:
TTTGGCGGCGTTTGGTCATCCCATCAGTCACACCAAGATTGTCATCGCGGGTGCTGGTGTGTTGTAGGGCGTCTGGCTGGAGAGGTGCATGTGGTTCGTGTGGAACAAGAGATTTAGGAGATGGGGCAGAGCAGCAAGCCCGGGCCAGGGCTCCTGGGGCATCAGGGATGGAGCACAATGCAGGTGGAGCTCAGCCAAGGCTGCTTGGAGGTGGGCTCGGGTGGGCGAGCAGGAAAAACTCTGGTTTTGGCACGATGCTGCGCCAAGGAGCAGCTTCTGGGCATCGGCTTTGGGGCTCTTTGTTTCTGAGCATCCTGCACGTGACCGGGTGTTGTCCTGGCTGTGTTCTCACATAAAATGCGAGCTGTAATCCGTTCTCAAAAAGGGAGTTTCATCACTTTTCTGACGTCGCAAGCAGGCTGTATCTGGCCTCGAGGTTAGTGGAGAGGAGTTTTGCAAGGCAGGTGCAGAAGAGGAGTTGCTGCTGCAATCCTGTTGCTGCTGCAATCCAGCTGGTGGGCTGCCGTGACAATTTGCTGTGTTCTCATCTTGCTTAACTCAAGCACAGAAGCTGTCCTTGCTTGGAAGCATCACCGGggtgtgctggagctggggagcagccagcGGGGCAGGACGAGGGACCTGGGACAAGATGAAGGGGGTTGCAGCCAAAGGGGAGCTTTGCTCTTCTCCAAGATCCTTCCTCAAGGCCCTGAGAGAAGGTGGAAGGACCCTGAAGGCAGGCAAAGCTTCCCTGGACGAGGTCCTGAGCAGCCCCATCTAACTAGACCTCAAATTTCTCTCCACGTTGTGGGTGGGCGGCGGGGCCCCAGCCCGTGCCCGGGGGAGCGAGGAGCCAGGGAGCATCGCTGGCTGCTCGTGGTGCATCTCTACGGTGTAAAAACCGCCCTTATCCTCATCCAGGCAGGATGGTGGTGGGAGGTTTTGCCCGATTATCCCCAAAACGTTTCCCCACACCTCGGGGAACGGAGATGCTCGGGAGGTAGCCTGTGTTCTCCCCGTCAAAGCTTCCTGGCGGAAACGAAGTCGAGTTTGCTCTCGTCCAAAAGCTGCGTTCAGGCAGGGACTGGTCTGGCTGGAGAGCTGAAAATGAGATATTTGACAGTGATATTTGTCTGGCTCTGTGCACGCAGAGAAGATCCACGGGCTGGGCgagcccagcacagcccgtCCTGTCCCACTGGGGGCCATTCCGAGGGTTTGGTTGCCAAACCCACATCTGGCCTCAACTTGCCTCATCTGGAAAGTGGAGCTttctgctggggaagggccGAACACCTGGGGCTGGTGCCGGGGAGCGATGGGTCagaggagagggcaggaggaaggtcCTGGTTCCCCCCACCCAgatcccagcaccagcagcattTGGGCACAGCTGGCCACGTCCTTCTGCTCTGGCTGCCCTCCTCCAGCATTGTGAGCTCTCCCATCAGCTCTTCTCTCCCCCaaagctccagcagctcctctaACTTTGACCATCAGGAGTgcctggctgccctgcagctgcttgGCTCTATTTAGGTTTCAGCTTCCCTGGCTGTGCAAGGCAAGCAGCCTCCTGCAGTCATCCCCGTGCCCTGCGCTGGGAGAAGCCTcggcttgctgctgctgttcttgcaCCCGAGCCATGGTAGAAAATGATGCTGAACTCACTCCTccgagggctctgcagagctcccagcCTCCGCTGAGTCACCGCACGCCCCGGTACCGGGCTTTGCTGCGACACGCTCGGGCAGCACGCGCCCCGCGACCATCTCAGCGCTGGCTGATGTGTGGGCAGCTCCTGCCTTGCGCAATCCCTCCTGCTGGAAAAGGAGCCTGGATGTGTCATTCAGCTCGACTTATCCCTACTTTTGCTTTGGGAGTGAGAGGGGTGCTGTCCTGCACGATGGGGATTgcagctgctgtccccaccAGGGCTCCAGACCCGGCTGTCCTGCTGCAAAGACGGGTGACACCAGGTTGCATGAGGGATGCTTGTCCCCAAAACCATCGGatgctccttccctctgcagccctTTCCAGTTGTTCCTGCATCAGCATGAGCAAAAGTGGGACCGAAGTAGCACTGAGGGTGAATCTCCTCGAGGAGCGTCCCATGAAATCAAGCAGGATTGCCCTTGCCTTTGCAGCAAGACCAGCCAacaggggctgctggagcaaaGAGGTTCTTCCTCCCAAATCATCACCTGTAGGGCCACGTTTCTGCTACCCCCAAAACCGACAAATAGTTtggggaaaatggaaaacagcagagcaagcaAAGTGGCTGCAGAGAGAAACCACCCAGGGTGACCTCGGAGGTCACGCTGCGCACTGCTGGATCAGGATCTGCCCCGTGGGCACGTTTCACCTGCTGAAACTGAAGGCAGGCCACCCAGAGGTGTTGCTCGCCGTGTTTATGCTGCTGCATGATTGCAGGTTTGCAAGGGAAAGCAGCGCCCTCTCCTCCAGGGATTGCTTTGCGGGCTGGCTTGTCTGGGGCATGGCTTCTTGGCACGTCCCTGGGGGTGATGGCACCAAGGGGGTGTCAGGGAAGCCATGCCCAGGCTGCCCCGTTTGTCAGGAGCATCGTTAAGCAGTGGGCAGAGAAAAAGGCACCTTCCCTAAGCACGATGCCTCCTGGTTGTCTCTTAATTAAAACCAAGCCTCTGGTCCCACCTCGGTCCCCTACAGCCCGCTTTGCTTGGCAGCAGGTGGCCCTTGCCCCTCGGAGAGGTGGCATTTGTGCTATTCAGAGCATGGCTTGAGTCGCTGCGTTATTTTTAGCTTTGCCACAATGTGTAATAAAGCATGGGCTGACCGACATATTCATCACATAAATAGTTGAGCGGGGAGTCCCCAGTTTGCCCAGCGTGGCGGAAGGACGGACGGACGGGCAGCAAATAAGGGTGTCTGGAATGTGGCACTCCTCCGGGCTGGGGACGGCTGGGCCTGGGGCACTGCCGCTAAGCCTGGTGTTAAGGGGGTGAATCAGAGCAGGCAATTAGTGGTGGGGAGCCAAAAAGGTGCTTCCCCGTGCCAAGCGACCTGCCAAGGTCCCTGGCATGGCACGTGTCTGCGGCCAAAGGCGAGTGACCCGCGGAGATGCGTCCTGAGGACTCAGACAGTCCAAACGCTACCCCAAAATGTTGGGAAAGGATCCTGAACAGCTTCACGGTGGGAGCTTGGATGGGAGCAAGGAGGGAATGCGCTGAGCTATGGGTGTTGGGATGCTTCGGCATCCTCACGGTCTGAGGAATGAGGAACTGGCCCAGCtccagagcagctggagctccTTTCCTCGCTCCTTTCCTCACTTCTGGACACCTTCAGCTCCGGTGTCCCCGTGCTGTCCCCTGCCACCAGGCAGGACCCAGAGCCATGCAGCAGCTTGGGCAGAAGGCAGAGAAGCTCCTGGATTTGGGGCTGGATGAGGCAGGGCTGCTGGTCCATCCCGCAGACCAAGCTGttgtttctctcccccaaaGACCTGTACACGGCCCCCGACTCCTGCAAGGGGCGCTGCGAGGAGCCCTACAGCAAGGAGGACGAGTGCCACTGCGACGCCGAGTGCGAGAGCCACTACAACTGCTGCGAGGACTACTACGAGCACTGCCGACCGGGTGAGCACTGCTGCGTGAGGAGGGGGCTccgtggggctgctggagcccgGTGATGGGGTGCCAAGGGCTGGTTCCATGCGGACATCCACCCGTGCCGCTGTGCACTTGTGCgcgtggtcctgggcagctccagcctgcGTCTCCATCGCCCTGagctctttttcttgtttttgtgcAGGTGGGGAATGGGGTGAGGAAGCAGCACGCAGACATGCTGGTGGTGAGTGGCTCTGCTTCTGATCGAGGGCAAGGAAAACCACCCGGGTCCCCCCGTGCACCTCTGGGCCGCTTGCTCCCGGGGCCAACAGCGTGGGGCGGCATGGTTTTGGCACCCGTGTGGTGCTGCCACTGTTTGTGCAAAGCCTCTGCatgctggtgctgagcctggGGGACGGGGACTGATGTCCCCCTCTCACTTAATGAAAGCTCTTGCCCCCAAAGCGTGGGGTTGGTGCTGGCTGGGACCCCCCTGCACCCTCTGCGCCCCGAGGTCACCCTGTGCCTCTCCTTGCAGAGGGTTTCTCCAGCAGCCATGATGCCGTCACCGACGAGGAGCTCCTGCAGGTCTCCGAGCAGCTCTACGGGGCCGATCACAACAAAGCCCGGCCCCAGGACATCACCATCAACCCGCAGTACCGGGCTGCCCCTGATGAGACGGATGACCAGGAGGATCGCTCCCCCCGGCCGTGAGTGCGCCCTGGCGCTGCCACCAACGCCCTCGCCGCGTGGCCAGGAGCAAGGGACCACCGTGGCCAGGACCTGGCCATCTGGAGAGGGGTCCAAAAGGGTTTCCAAAGggttcctctcctccctcccaggCTCTATGCGTACGTGAATGAGAAGCTCTTCTCCAAACCCACCTATGCCAGCTTCATCAGGCTGCTGGACAACTACCAGAGGGCGACCggccgggaggaggaggtgacagCGGAGGAGCTGATGGAGCAGGACATCTTCCTCAGGGAGGTGATGAAGACCGAGCTGATGAAGAAACTCTTCGCTTTCCTCCATAAGAAAAGTGAGTGTGGAGCTTGGGAGGAACGGGGTCCCTGTGCGTTGATCCCCTAGCTCCTATCtccctgcctccatccccacGGTGCTTTACCCGCAGACCGCTACGGCTCCGAGCAGGAATTCCTCGCAGATTTGAAGGAGATGTGGTTCGGCCTCTACTCCCGAGGCAACGGCGAGAAGGACTCCAGCGGCTTTGAGCACGTCTTCTCGGGTAGAGCCGGCGTGTCCCagtgggacagggacaggggctgggcagcaggggGTGCCCAGCTCACCCCAGGGTCTCGTTTGTGCTTAGGGGAGATTAAAAAAGGGCAAGTGAGCGGATTTCACAACTGGATCCGCTTCTACCTCCTGGAAAAGCAGGGACTCGTCAACTACTACAGCCACAACTACGACGGGCCGGTGAGTGCTCCCGCCGGGTGAGGGCTTGGGCAGGGAGTGCTGACCTTGCTCCGTCAGCTGCGTCCCGAGGGGGGCAAACGGGGACCCCCCCGGTACATGGGGCAGAGGTGCTCACCCCTCTGCCCCCGTAGGTGGACCATGGGGTGGAAGCAGCGTGGGGAGGGCCGGAGAAGATGGTTGCAAAGGGCAAATGAAGCTCCCAGACAGGAGCAGGCGTGAGGCTGGGAGCATCCCGGAGAGGGCACAAGGGTTttgcttggcttccctgccttgctgcaCCCGGAGCCAAGCTCAGCGAGGGTCTCAGCCCCGAACCCCCTTCTCCTGCCCTCCAGTGGGACACCTACCCCGacgtgctggggctgcagttCAGCTGGGACGGCTTTTACAAGGAGGTGGGCTCTGCGTTCATCGGCTGCAGCCCCGAGTTCGAGTTCGGCGTCTACACGTTGTGCTTCATCGCCCGTCCTGGGAGGGCGTAAGTACCGCACCgcgtccgtccgtccgtctgtcctCCTGCCACGgagccctcctgctccccacggAGCAGCTGAGTCAGCCCCTGATGCCCTCAGCCCAGCTTCAGGGCATTAAGGGTGGGATTgggatggggatgtggggacaccAGGAGAGctttggggagaggggagaggtgAGAGTGTGGGGCTCAGGGTTGGGAttgggatggggacatggggacaccagGAGcactttggggagggggagaggtgagCGTGGGGCTCAGGGGtgggattgggatgggatggggacatggggatacTGGGAGCAcgttggggaggggggagaggtgAGCGTGCGGCTCAGGGGTGGAGCGTGTGTCCCCACAGATGCCACCTGAGCCTGGGTGGCCACAGCGTCAGCATCCAGACCTACACCTGGACCAAGTCCACCTACGGCCCTGGCAAGAAATACATCGCCACCGCCTACGTGATCTCGCCCTGAGGCTGCCCCCATCCCGGCTGGGAGGAACGGGGCGGCCGCAGCCCCACTGCTCCGGGGCCCTGGGCTGCCCCTCGCTGCGGACGCCCCATGTGGGGCAGGATTTGTCCCCCCCTGTGAGGTGGACAGCCCCAGGACCGGCGTGGGGCAGGACAGAGGTGGCTGTGGCCCACGTGGAGGCAGcgaggggagggaggcagcagcctcGGCAGCCCCGGTACCACCGAGTGATGCATCGCCCAGTCGCGGCAGGAGAGCAGggggcagagagggatctgCAGTGGAAAGAAGCACCCCTGAGCGAAATAAATACTGACCCTGGAAGGAGACGCATTCACTTCCTCGGTGTTAGAGACCctgcttttgctgttctgcCCCAAGGGACGTGCCATGGGcatcagcagctctgcaagccCCCCCCACTCCCCAGCCGCACGGACAGGGTGGGTGTTGGGacccctgggtgctgccaggTGCTCCCCAAATCGCCTTTCCCCTGGGGCCACCCCTatcctccctgtcccctcctctCATTTTATCCCCTCAGTGTTTGTATACACGTATGCACATGGACGAAGAGTGCAGGGCTGTTCCCTTCCATCAGGGACCCCAAGAagacccccccacacacacggTCCTTACTCCCCCATCCCAGGACAATCCACCTGCAGATGAAGGCTACACGAGGAAATGTGTGCAGGGAAATATCCTTAATATCCCCTTCCCACGCAGGTGCACACGTACGCAATGTCCTGGCTCTTTTGGGGACCCCAGGGGACAGTGAATGGCTGAGAGCCCCCAGGACTGTGGCACATTAATGGGCAGGAGCCCCATCCCCGTTTATCTCCACGGCTTCCAGGGAGCAGCCCCTTTGTCCTGGGTCTGGGCCACCAGAGGGGCGAGGACATTTGGCAGAGCAAGCCCCTGCCAGCCAGGGTCCATGCCACCACCCGTGCCGCTCACCCTGCAGAGTGCCCCCCAAAACTCGTCCCCCACCTTCCTTTTTGCAGCCCTGCGCCCACCTGGGTGCCAAAAGGGCTCAGCCTTGCTCCCTCCTCGAGCCTTGGGCAGCTGCCGACGGGTCCTGCCCCGAGGAATTACCCAGCTCGGGGACCCGCAGAGCCGCTGTGTGCCCGCGGCTGCGTCCCTGGGGACCGTCACAGGGGAATCAGGGTCTGCAGAAGGTGCATCCTCCACCCGAACCCATCTGTGCTCTCCGT
Proteins encoded in this window:
- the ENDOU gene encoding poly(U)-specific endoribonuclease; translation: MKPWMLLVGVGMALGCVAGHLYTAPDSCKGRCEEPYSKEDECHCDAECESHYNCCEDYYEHCRPGGEWGEEAARRHAGEGFSSSHDAVTDEELLQVSEQLYGADHNKARPQDITINPQYRAAPDETDDQEDRSPRPLYAYVNEKLFSKPTYASFIRLLDNYQRATGREEEVTAEELMEQDIFLREVMKTELMKKLFAFLHKKNRYGSEQEFLADLKEMWFGLYSRGNGEKDSSGFEHVFSGEIKKGQVSGFHNWIRFYLLEKQGLVNYYSHNYDGPWDTYPDVLGLQFSWDGFYKEVGSAFIGCSPEFEFGVYTLCFIARPGRACHLSLGGHSVSIQTYTWTKSTYGPGKKYIATAYVISP